A part of Sulfurimonas sp. HSL-1716 genomic DNA contains:
- a CDS encoding ankyrin repeat domain-containing protein, whose protein sequence is MRAVAFVFLLVLTLSATPLNRAVKEVNEKRVKELLKECKDIDLQDKNGDTPLHIAAKVGRLKIIEELLLCKPDADIKNKKGDTPLAIAIAKNQISSVNLILDYKKSVLKQKKQRSDMYNAIMKDDIKTFKVLIKKIHSINIKDKNGVTLLHTAAKYRAKKIVRFLLQNGADVKVKDKEYRDALYYAIYGGDKEIIKMIRKDLNGQK, encoded by the coding sequence ATGAGAGCCGTAGCATTTGTCTTTTTGTTAGTTTTGACACTGAGTGCTACTCCTCTCAACCGCGCCGTTAAAGAGGTAAATGAAAAAAGAGTAAAAGAGCTCTTAAAAGAGTGTAAAGATATCGACTTGCAGGATAAAAACGGCGATACGCCTCTGCATATTGCCGCTAAAGTAGGACGACTCAAGATCATAGAAGAGCTACTGCTCTGCAAGCCTGATGCAGATATAAAGAATAAAAAAGGCGATACTCCGCTTGCCATAGCCATAGCAAAAAACCAGATCAGCTCGGTAAATCTGATACTCGATTACAAAAAGAGCGTTTTAAAGCAGAAAAAGCAGAGATCGGATATGTACAATGCGATAATGAAAGACGATATCAAGACTTTTAAGGTCTTGATAAAAAAAATTCATAGCATAAACATAAAAGATAAGAACGGAGTGACGCTTCTGCACACAGCCGCAAAATATAGAGCAAAAAAGATTGTAAGATTCCTGTTGCAAAACGGAGCGGACGTAAAAGTAAAGGACAAAGAGTACAGAGATGCGCTTTATTATGCTATCTACGGCGGAGACAAGGAGATCATAAAGATGATAAGGAAAGATTTAAATGGACAAAAATAG
- the dnaE gene encoding DNA polymerase III subunit alpha, whose translation MSKKPAFTHLHLHTEYSLLDGANKISNLVERTKELGMSSVAMTDHGNMFGAIDFYHQAKGAGLKPIIGMEGYIHNGEEIDDKSTKQRFHICLFAKNEVGYKNLMYLSSKAFIDGFYYFPRINKKELREHSEGLICTSACLQGEVNWHLNTQSERNVKNGALGYEGAKKAALEYKEMFGEDFYLELMRHGISDQMFIDEQVLSLAKELDIKVVATNDTHYTYPDDAQYHEAFMCIGMNKLYDDPNRMRHSVHEFYLKSPEQMARLFADIPEALEHTQEIVEKCQLELNLGNPTPPNFKFTKEYAQKEGLGIDNTDDDESVPEKERRSAMDKNDAEYFIHRCRAGLENRLVHVPQERHQEYRDRLEFEIEVINGMKFPGYMLIVWDFVKEAKNMGIAVGPGRGSAAGSLVAYSLEITDIDPMKYDLLFERFLNPERVSMPDIDMDFMQARRGEIIDYVVKKYGRNQVAQIITFGSLLAKGVIRDVARVLDMPLSQADNMAKLIPDELGITLNGKSKKGEFIDGAYQKEPKLAELIETDPQAARVWEFSKKLEGLKRNSGMHAAGVVISNEELWKKTPIYKPSGEETFVTQYSLNYLEDVDLIKFDFLGLKTLDVIDNAIKLVKARYNKEINWHEIDENDPKVYDVIRGGDTIGMFQIESSGMQDLNRRLMPDSFEDLIAVLALYRPGPMESGMLDSFIERKHGREAIEYTFAEMEPILKPTYGVIVYQEQVMQIVQTIGGFSLGYSDIIRRAMGKKKDMAVYNDEFSQGAKKQGHDYDKASKLFDLIEKFAGYGFNKSHSAAYAMVTFQTAWLKTYYPNEFMAALLTSEKDNTDKVVKYIDEVKHMGITLSPPDINDSQLEFSAITKDDQDLILFGLGAIKGVGKAAVISILDVIKEGGEFISMEDFVNRIEPQKVNKRVIESIIKSGGFDRFGYSRKALLDQIDLLVDTAKKASDAKKNAMGSLFGDDSEITQVKLDLKNSPEYELREILEFEKNTLGFYVSGHPLDTYRKEMDELTYTLSSDIENIEDGSTAIFIGKVEEIQKKVSKKGNAFGIVTLMDFHGNIEMMLFSDKLEELNALDLEEPVAFKVKVTHTEMFTRIAVLKVLTLKDVKKESKKVKTTIMEKPQEPLNVSIHLNSETKELEELYTLVRRHHGKRALKLTIVSKLQNVVIESAIRVDNSILEELQKLEYINIL comes from the coding sequence TTGAGCAAAAAACCGGCATTTACACACCTTCATCTTCATACGGAATATTCACTTTTAGACGGTGCGAACAAAATATCAAATCTAGTAGAGCGTACAAAAGAGCTCGGTATGAGTTCCGTGGCTATGACCGATCACGGCAATATGTTCGGAGCCATAGATTTTTATCATCAAGCAAAGGGTGCGGGATTAAAACCCATCATCGGTATGGAGGGCTACATCCATAACGGCGAAGAGATAGACGACAAGTCCACAAAGCAGCGTTTTCATATCTGTCTTTTTGCAAAGAACGAGGTAGGATACAAAAATCTTATGTATCTCTCCTCAAAAGCGTTCATAGACGGCTTTTACTATTTTCCGCGCATCAACAAAAAAGAGCTCCGTGAACACTCCGAGGGGCTGATCTGTACCTCTGCATGTCTGCAGGGCGAAGTGAACTGGCATTTGAACACCCAAAGCGAGCGCAACGTTAAAAACGGTGCTCTTGGGTATGAAGGTGCTAAAAAAGCCGCACTTGAATACAAAGAGATGTTTGGCGAGGATTTTTATCTTGAGCTTATGCGTCACGGGATAAGCGACCAGATGTTTATAGACGAGCAGGTACTTTCTCTGGCTAAAGAACTAGACATCAAAGTAGTGGCTACAAACGATACGCACTACACATATCCAGACGATGCGCAGTACCATGAAGCGTTTATGTGTATCGGAATGAACAAACTCTATGACGATCCCAACCGTATGCGCCACTCGGTACACGAATTCTACCTGAAATCTCCCGAGCAGATGGCGCGTCTTTTTGCCGATATCCCCGAAGCGCTCGAACACACACAGGAGATAGTCGAAAAGTGTCAGCTTGAGCTCAATCTGGGAAACCCGACTCCGCCGAACTTTAAGTTCACCAAAGAGTATGCGCAAAAAGAGGGGTTGGGAATAGACAATACGGATGATGATGAAAGCGTGCCTGAGAAAGAGCGCAGAAGCGCTATGGATAAAAACGATGCCGAGTATTTTATCCACCGCTGCCGTGCAGGGCTGGAAAATAGACTGGTACACGTACCCCAAGAGCGTCATCAGGAGTATAGAGACAGACTTGAGTTCGAGATAGAGGTCATCAACGGTATGAAATTTCCGGGGTATATGCTTATAGTCTGGGATTTCGTCAAGGAAGCCAAAAATATGGGTATCGCCGTAGGGCCGGGACGCGGTTCGGCGGCAGGGAGTCTGGTGGCTTACAGTCTGGAGATAACCGATATCGATCCTATGAAATATGACCTGCTTTTCGAGCGTTTTTTGAATCCTGAGCGTGTAAGTATGCCCGATATCGATATGGACTTCATGCAGGCGCGCCGCGGCGAGATCATCGACTACGTCGTAAAAAAATACGGACGCAATCAGGTCGCACAGATCATCACTTTTGGTTCACTTTTGGCAAAAGGGGTCATTCGCGATGTTGCGCGTGTATTAGACATGCCGCTAAGTCAAGCCGACAATATGGCAAAACTGATCCCCGACGAGCTTGGTATCACGCTAAACGGTAAAAGCAAAAAGGGCGAATTCATCGACGGTGCGTACCAAAAAGAGCCTAAGCTTGCGGAACTCATTGAAACGGATCCTCAGGCCGCACGCGTCTGGGAGTTTTCCAAAAAACTTGAAGGACTCAAACGCAACTCGGGTATGCATGCCGCGGGCGTTGTCATCTCCAACGAAGAGCTTTGGAAAAAGACGCCTATCTATAAACCATCAGGCGAAGAGACATTTGTCACGCAGTATTCTCTTAACTATCTCGAAGACGTCGATCTTATCAAGTTCGACTTCTTGGGACTTAAAACCCTTGACGTTATCGACAATGCCATCAAGCTTGTAAAAGCGCGCTACAACAAAGAGATCAACTGGCATGAGATCGACGAGAACGATCCGAAAGTTTATGATGTCATACGCGGCGGAGACACGATCGGGATGTTTCAGATAGAGTCATCGGGTATGCAGGATCTTAACCGTCGTCTGATGCCTGACAGTTTCGAAGACCTGATCGCGGTCTTGGCGCTGTATCGTCCGGGACCGATGGAGTCTGGGATGCTTGACAGTTTTATCGAGCGTAAACACGGACGTGAGGCGATCGAGTACACTTTTGCCGAGATGGAGCCTATCTTAAAACCGACCTACGGGGTCATCGTTTATCAAGAACAGGTCATGCAGATCGTTCAGACCATAGGCGGCTTCTCTTTGGGATACTCGGATATCATCCGTCGTGCCATGGGAAAAAAGAAAGATATGGCGGTCTATAACGACGAATTTTCTCAAGGAGCAAAAAAGCAGGGTCATGACTATGACAAAGCTTCAAAACTCTTCGATCTTATCGAAAAGTTTGCCGGGTACGGTTTTAACAAATCCCACTCCGCAGCTTATGCGATGGTTACTTTTCAAACGGCGTGGCTGAAAACCTACTATCCAAACGAGTTCATGGCCGCACTTCTAACAAGCGAAAAAGACAACACCGACAAAGTCGTTAAGTATATAGACGAGGTCAAGCATATGGGCATCACGCTTTCGCCTCCCGACATAAACGACTCGCAGCTGGAGTTTTCTGCGATCACAAAAGATGATCAAGATCTCATTCTTTTTGGGCTTGGAGCCATCAAAGGGGTCGGAAAAGCTGCGGTCATCTCGATACTCGATGTTATCAAAGAGGGCGGAGAGTTCATCTCTATGGAAGATTTCGTAAACCGTATAGAACCGCAAAAAGTGAACAAACGGGTTATAGAATCGATCATAAAATCAGGCGGATTCGACAGGTTCGGATATTCCAGAAAAGCGCTGCTCGATCAGATTGATCTGCTTGTGGATACGGCAAAAAAAGCGAGTGATGCAAAGAAAAACGCTATGGGCAGTCTTTTTGGAGACGACTCTGAAATAACGCAGGTCAAGCTAGATCTAAAAAATTCTCCAGAATATGAGCTAAGAGAGATACTCGAATTTGAAAAAAATACACTGGGCTTTTACGTATCCGGGCATCCGCTTGACACCTACCGCAAAGAGATGGACGAACTGACTTATACGCTCTCTTCGGATATCGAGAATATCGAAGACGGTTCGACGGCGATCTTTATCGGCAAAGTCGAAGAGATACAGAAAAAAGTCTCAAAAAAAGGCAACGCATTCGGTATCGTGACGCTTATGGACTTTCACGGAAATATCGAAATGATGCTCTTTTCGGACAAACTCGAAGAGTTAAATGCCCTGGATCTCGAAGAACCTGTCGCTTTTAAGGTAAAAGTTACCCATACCGAGATGTTTACCCGCATTGCGGTACTAAAAGTGCTTACACTAAAAGATGTAAAAAAAGAGTCAAAAAAAGTGAAGACGACCATCATGGAAAAACCTCAGGAACCGTTAAACGTCAGTATCCATCTCAACTCAGAGACAAAGGAGCTTGAAGAGCTCTATACGCTTGTAAGACGTCATCATGGAAAACGCGCTTTGAAACTGACCATAGTTTCCAAGCTGCAAAACGTCGTCATCGAATCGGCTATCAGAGTCGATAATAGTATATTAGAAGAGCTGCAGAAGCTTGAATATATAAACATCTTGTAA
- a CDS encoding response regulator transcription factor, translated as MKILIIEDDDNITSFIVRGLRENGHILQSAQNGDEGEYLALTHDYDVIILDWMLPQKSGIDVLHSLREKHISTPVLMLSAKGDVKDKITGLKQGADDYLGKPFSFDELEARIEALYRRSLGTSGDHVTVGGIVIDPAKKQVTKDSQTISLTSKEYELLLFLLKHRGNLVSNAMIEEQLWTDEEFLNSNVIQVTMYNLKKKIGKELIKNHRGLGYTLEDKA; from the coding sequence TTGAAAATACTGATCATAGAAGACGATGATAACATCACCTCTTTTATCGTAAGAGGACTGCGTGAAAACGGGCATATCCTCCAGAGTGCCCAAAACGGTGACGAAGGCGAATACCTTGCCCTTACGCACGATTACGATGTGATCATTCTCGACTGGATGCTTCCGCAGAAAAGTGGAATAGACGTGCTGCACTCTTTAAGAGAGAAGCATATCTCTACACCCGTACTTATGCTCAGTGCAAAAGGCGACGTAAAAGACAAAATAACAGGTCTCAAACAAGGAGCCGACGATTATCTCGGCAAGCCTTTTTCGTTCGATGAACTCGAAGCGCGCATTGAAGCTTTGTACAGAAGATCTCTCGGTACGAGCGGCGATCATGTAACAGTGGGCGGTATCGTCATCGATCCGGCTAAAAAGCAGGTCACGAAAGATTCCCAAACGATCAGTTTGACATCCAAAGAGTACGAACTGCTGCTTTTTTTACTTAAACACCGGGGAAATCTTGTTTCCAACGCCATGATCGAAGAACAGCTGTGGACAGACGAAGAGTTTTTAAACAGCAACGTCATACAGGTGACTATGTACAATCTAAAAAAGAAAATCGGCAAAGAACTCATCAAAAACCATAGAGGACTGGGGTATACACTTGAAGACAAAGCTTAA
- a CDS encoding ATP-binding protein, which yields MKTKLKRKLLLWFGGVSAFILLLFSIFFYYFLSNSINDNIKTKLEHQAADIEKALISREFPHTAFAVLDKDRTLIYKTADFTIADINEYIKKDQNFFILDNEESLENIDALYVYKGKKNFIMVYKKNIDNKVEDIVSTLVVLNPILFFSILFMASKMIDKILIPINNLIKAAKDISVNNFSTTIPRPDEDDEIKELVDSFNAMIKRLKEGVDSLDRFNSDVSHELKTPLTVILGEIDVTLRKTRESREYEKSMSTIRQEAKQMQKIVESLLLLTRYTKENIQASFEVCRLDEMLLAVIDKYSLQLQAKNIRLHKKIENVSMSANLLLLNLIFSNLLDNAVKYSEDDTDIYISLQDKKGEGILFEIIDEGIGIDGADIAKITERFYRVDKSRNKKTEGFGLGLSLVKYSVDLHNAKMSIKSSMGKGTDIKIVF from the coding sequence TTGAAGACAAAGCTTAAAAGAAAACTTCTTCTTTGGTTCGGAGGCGTCAGCGCTTTTATCCTTCTTTTGTTCAGCATCTTCTTTTACTATTTTCTCAGTAACAGCATAAACGATAATATTAAGACAAAATTGGAGCATCAAGCAGCCGATATTGAAAAAGCTCTGATATCCAGAGAGTTTCCTCATACCGCTTTTGCGGTTTTGGACAAAGACCGTACTTTGATATATAAAACCGCGGACTTTACTATTGCGGACATAAATGAATACATAAAAAAAGATCAGAATTTTTTTATATTGGATAATGAGGAAAGTCTTGAAAACATCGATGCTCTTTATGTATACAAGGGGAAAAAGAACTTCATCATGGTATATAAAAAGAATATTGACAACAAAGTGGAAGATATCGTGAGCACGCTCGTTGTCTTAAATCCCATTTTGTTCTTTTCCATCCTGTTTATGGCATCTAAGATGATAGACAAGATCCTCATCCCCATCAACAACCTGATAAAAGCCGCCAAAGATATATCCGTAAACAATTTTTCCACCACCATCCCAAGACCCGATGAGGATGACGAGATAAAAGAACTCGTCGATTCGTTCAATGCGATGATAAAAAGATTAAAAGAGGGAGTCGATTCACTGGACAGATTCAACTCAGACGTATCTCATGAACTCAAAACCCCCTTGACCGTGATCCTCGGCGAGATAGACGTGACTCTGCGAAAAACAAGAGAGAGCCGTGAATATGAAAAGAGTATGAGTACCATACGTCAAGAAGCAAAACAGATGCAAAAGATCGTAGAGAGTCTGCTGCTGCTTACAAGATATACAAAGGAGAATATTCAAGCCTCCTTTGAAGTATGCAGGCTTGACGAGATGCTTTTAGCGGTGATAGACAAGTATTCACTTCAATTGCAGGCAAAAAATATCAGACTGCATAAAAAGATCGAAAATGTTTCTATGTCCGCAAATCTCCTGCTTCTCAATCTGATATTTTCAAATCTTCTGGACAATGCGGTCAAATACAGTGAAGACGATACCGATATTTACATATCGCTCCAAGATAAAAAAGGAGAAGGCATACTCTTTGAGATCATAGACGAAGGAATAGGCATAGACGGAGCCGATATTGCAAAGATAACCGAGCGGTTTTACCGGGTCGATAAATCGAGAAATAAAAAAACAGAGGGCTTCGGACTCGGATTGTCTCTCGTAAAATACAGTGTGGATCTTCATAATGCAAAAATGTCCATAAAGTCGAGCATGGGAAAAGGAACGGATATAAAAATCGTTTTTTAG
- a CDS encoding TolC family protein, with translation MLKKIVLSTLVTFSLQASETVVDFYRSALENLHYNQKEQLLRQAGDLEKKALNLNRFADFSLDAGYSSTKADRLPSSFNTTDVSFTDTIDIFGKDTYKIDELKLNLKEQKTLLKKQKEELFVSLTEMISAYRQTQEQLALHTDFLNGQLNILDKIKRLNSSGTVSDMDYLRLKNSVTLFKTQITDETNRVKRMQEQLMLYTAQSIPSFDKNETLHCSQKAYLKSDPNTQLNSIAAAQLANQANVLSHSYVPRLTAGTSYQKIDDPTANGDNYSFHVGISIPLKSGDLKQSEALRVRSLRVSFDAAKYRLQRKKEYIQRMQSITNAVQQLRILKESLDDSLKSKKIIQEAFLKKYVDFNTYVQVVSQTLTLQEQIIKMRYLKDTQTAILNTLSSGALYE, from the coding sequence ATGCTAAAAAAGATCGTTTTATCGACCCTTGTCACGTTTAGTCTGCAGGCGAGTGAAACCGTTGTAGACTTTTACAGGTCTGCCCTTGAGAACCTGCACTACAACCAAAAAGAACAGCTTTTACGCCAAGCAGGCGATTTGGAAAAAAAAGCGCTGAATCTAAACAGGTTCGCCGATTTTTCCTTGGATGCCGGATATTCCTCTACAAAAGCAGACAGACTTCCAAGTTCCTTTAATACCACCGATGTATCTTTTACCGATACGATCGACATCTTTGGAAAAGACACTTACAAGATCGATGAGCTCAAGCTAAACTTAAAAGAACAGAAGACTCTGTTAAAAAAGCAGAAAGAGGAACTGTTCGTGTCACTAACAGAGATGATAAGCGCCTACCGCCAAACACAAGAGCAACTTGCTCTGCACACGGACTTTTTAAACGGCCAGCTAAATATACTTGATAAGATAAAACGTCTAAACAGTTCGGGAACTGTTTCTGACATGGATTATTTAAGACTTAAAAACAGCGTCACTCTCTTTAAGACACAGATAACGGACGAAACGAACCGGGTAAAAAGGATGCAAGAACAGCTGATGCTGTATACGGCTCAAAGCATCCCGTCTTTTGATAAAAACGAAACGCTTCATTGCTCACAAAAAGCGTATCTCAAGAGCGATCCAAACACCCAGCTCAACTCCATAGCAGCAGCACAGCTTGCAAATCAGGCGAATGTGCTCTCTCACAGCTATGTTCCGCGGCTCACAGCCGGTACCTCCTACCAAAAGATAGACGACCCTACGGCAAACGGCGACAACTACTCCTTTCATGTAGGCATAAGCATACCTTTAAAGAGCGGCGATCTCAAGCAGAGTGAAGCGTTAAGGGTACGGTCGCTGCGAGTGAGCTTTGATGCGGCCAAATATAGGCTTCAAAGAAAAAAAGAGTATATTCAAAGGATGCAAAGTATCACAAATGCGGTCCAGCAGCTGCGTATCTTAAAAGAGAGCCTTGACGATTCTCTAAAAAGCAAAAAAATCATACAGGAAGCCTTTTTGAAAAAATATGTGGATTTTAACACCTACGTTCAAGTCGTTTCTCAGACACTGACGCTGCAAGAGCAGATCATAAAAATGAGATACCTAAAAGATACGCAAACTGCCATATTAAACACACTGTCCTCAGGAGCCCTTTATGAATAA
- a CDS encoding efflux RND transporter periplasmic adaptor subunit, translating into MNKIFLIIGLLTSLYAFGAEDDDRVPPVRENHVKVSVVIPKKADMNIPIEVQGTTEAVAKHILNAPFEGILHTKVTNTQKVNKGAVIAIIQNQTLFNRVNRLSYDLTLYKEQLILETKKLQSIDEMLQMGLISKNDYLTQRSLVNEKKLLLSNTQNELDDLKQRKARGVIHSPVEGYISDLQAEGSYLTYAAPICRVDDANAYVRLFIPALYAKNIQKGQNVVIHLQGSSVKAVISQILPNTTNNLVEAIAAAKTPLSLGLNVQADIQTKNKHGWILPKEAIVLVQNRPAVFIIKNDVAHVHFIDVQKDMIDKVLVTDNLSEDDRIAYKNAYMLEENSVVEVTR; encoded by the coding sequence ATGAATAAGATATTTTTGATCATCGGTCTGCTCACCTCACTTTATGCTTTTGGCGCCGAAGACGACGACAGAGTGCCGCCAGTACGGGAAAATCATGTCAAAGTCAGCGTAGTTATACCCAAAAAAGCCGACATGAACATTCCCATAGAAGTGCAGGGAACGACCGAAGCAGTGGCAAAACATATACTAAATGCGCCTTTTGAAGGGATACTGCACACAAAGGTCACAAATACACAGAAGGTAAACAAAGGTGCCGTTATCGCAATAATCCAAAACCAGACGCTCTTTAACAGAGTAAATCGTCTAAGCTATGATCTCACTCTTTACAAAGAGCAGCTCATACTGGAGACAAAAAAACTGCAAAGCATCGATGAGATGCTGCAGATGGGGCTTATAAGCAAAAATGACTATTTGACGCAGCGATCACTTGTAAATGAAAAAAAGCTGCTTCTCTCAAATACGCAAAACGAACTTGACGACCTAAAGCAAAGAAAAGCAAGAGGCGTCATACACTCGCCGGTTGAAGGTTACATCTCCGACCTGCAGGCAGAGGGCAGTTATCTTACATATGCAGCTCCCATATGCAGGGTCGATGACGCAAACGCATACGTGAGGCTGTTCATCCCCGCTCTTTATGCAAAAAACATACAAAAAGGACAGAATGTCGTCATACATCTGCAAGGCTCATCCGTAAAAGCCGTGATATCGCAGATATTGCCAAACACGACAAATAATCTCGTAGAAGCGATAGCCGCCGCCAAGACCCCTCTTTCCCTAGGGCTTAATGTCCAAGCCGATATTCAGACAAAGAACAAACATGGATGGATACTTCCAAAAGAAGCTATCGTCCTCGTACAGAACCGCCCTGCCGTTTTTATCATAAAAAACGATGTCGCCCATGTCCACTTTATAGATGTGCAGAAAGATATGATAGACAAGGTACTTGTCACGGACAACCTGAGCGAAGATGACCGTATCGCATATAAAAATGCTTATATGCTCGAAGAAAACTCCGTTGTCGAGGTCACACGATGA